The genomic segment ATTCAGCGCTGCTACTAGTTACTAAAGCCATTGGGATATTGTTCTTATGACATCTTTCTACCAAGCTCTCTCCACCTTGCATTGCTTGGGCCCTAAGGATGAGTTGTCTTGAGATGGGTCTATGACGGTCTAGTAAGTCTTTCACCTCAACTGTCTTTGGAATCAATTTAACTAGTTCATTGGCACAATCAATTCTTCTTTTTCCTCTCAAGAGTTTTAGTTGCTCAAGGGTTAAATTTAGATCAAAAAGTGCGGCGGTTTCTTTCCATGCTTGTCCATGTAAGGGTTCTGAATCAATTAGAACTCCATCAAGATCAAATAAAAATGCTTTAGGAAAATTCCAATTTTTCTTCATTATGAATTTGTTTTAAATAAGAGTTTCACTATTCAAGCCTTTTGGTCAGAAATAGCTTGAATGAAATAAATGAAAAGTTGTTTTTATCTTTCATGAATTCAAACAATTCTAACTCTATTGAGTCTGTTCTACAGGAGCAGAGAGTTTTCCCCCCTTCTGATAACTTTTCCAGTAAAAGTAGGATCTCATCTTTTTCAAAGTATTTGGAAATGTCTGAGATGGCCAAATCAGATCCAAATAAGTTTTGGGGTGACGCTGCTAGAGAAGAATTGCACTGGTTTAAATCTTTTAATAAAGTACTCGATTGGTCCAATCCACCATTCGCTAAATGGTTTGATGGAGGAAAAACTAATATTTCCTTTAACTGCTTAGATCGTCACTTAAATAGTTCAACGGCTGACAAAGTCGCCTTGATTTGGGAAGGTGAGCCAGGTGATAAGAAAAAATATACCTACAAACAACTACACAAAGAAGTATGCAAAGCCGCCAATGCACTCAAGTCTATAGGTATAGGTAAAGGAGATCTTGTCGCTTTGTATATGCCTATGGTTCCCGAAGCTGCAATTGCAATGCTTGCATGTGCAAGGATTGGAGCTCCGCATTCAGTAGTATTTGGAGGCTTTTCCTCTGAGGCACTAAGGGACCGATTAATTAATGGAGAAGCGAAAGCAATAATTACAGCTGATGGTGGTTTTAGAAAAGATAAAGTAATTCCTCTCAAAGATGCTGTTGATCAAGCATTGGGAGGTGGTGCTTGTCCAAAGGTCGAATCAGTTTTAGTTGTTCAAAGGACAAAAAAAAATATCGCCATGGATGATGGTAGAGATTATTGGTGGCATGAAATTGTAGACAGTCAAGCAGATGATTGTTTGCCGGAACAAATGGATAGTGAGGATTGTTTATTTGTTTTGTATACCTCAGGCTCTACAGGCAAACCAAAGGGAGTAGTTCATTCAACAGCTGGGTATAACCTTTGGTCTCATTTAACTTTTAAATGGATTTTTGATATTCGTGAAAATGATGTTTATTGGTGCACGGCTGATGTGGGTTGGATAACCGGACATAGTTATATCGTCTATGGTCCACTATCTAATGGTGCAACCACTGTTATGTATGAAGGAGTTCCTAGACCATCAAATCCAGGAGCTTTTTGGGATGTCATTCAGAAGCATAAAATTTCGATTTTTTACACTGCTCCAACTGCTATAAGGGCTTTTATGAAAGCGGGTAACAAGATTCCTAACCAATATGATTTATCTAGTTTGAGGCTTTTAGGAACTGTTGGAGAGCCTATTAATCCAGAGGCTTGGATATGGTATCGGGATGTTATTGGAGGAGGTCGATGCCCGATAGTTGATACATGGTGGCAAACAGAAACTGGAGGAGTGATGATTAGTCCTCTCCCTGGGGCGACGCCAACGAAACCTGGATCAGCAACTTTCCCTTTACCCGGAATTGAAGCCGATGTAGTCAATTCAGATGGGGATTCTGTCGCTAATAATGAGGGTGGATATTTGGTAGTGAAAAGACCTTGGCCTGGAATGATGAGGAATGTTTATGGAGACGAAAAAAGATTTAGAGAGAGTTACTGGGAGTATTTAAAACCTTCAGACAATAGCTATATGTATTTTGCTGGAGATGGGGCTCGAAGAGATGAAGATGGTTATTTTTGGGTTATGGGGAGAGTTGATGATGTTATAAACGTCTCTGGTCATAGGCTTGGAACAATGGAAATAGAATCAGCTTTAGTTAGTCATGAGCTCATTTCAGAGGCCGCAGTTGTGGGTAGACCTGATGATTTAAAAGGAGAATCAATCGTAGCCTTTGTAACCTTGAGAACTGGCGCAGAAGCAAATGAAAATATTGAGGCACAATTAAAAAAACACGTCGTGAATGAAATAGGCCCTATTGCTAAACCTGATGAATTTAAGTTTACTGATTCTCTTCCTAAAACAAGAAGTGGAAAAATAATGCGCAGAATTTTGAGAGCACTGGCTTCAGGAGATGAAATAAGCGGAGATACAAGTACCCTTGAGGATAGATCAGTTTTAGATAAATTAAGAAGTTAAGATTTCCCAATGAATTATTTGATCGACTATTAAATTAATATTTTCGTATTTTAAAGAATTTTGAAGATTAGCTTTTAGTAATTTTTCTCTTAGTCCCACGCTTACTGGGGTTAGATGATTTCCGTCTAGATTCATGATTTTAGATTTATCAGCGGATCTTTCCTTTAATGATTTAAGTAAAAAATCATTTTGATCTAAGTTATCGTTTTTAAATTTAATTAATAGATTGTTTATTTGCTCATAGTGTTCTCTAACAAGATTTAATGTTTCGCTAGGACTTGGACTGAATTCAGTTTGAAAATTAAGCTTTTTAGACATCTTTCTAAGTAAAGGTATAGATTTATCTGCCCTGAAATTATTAAAGCTTATAGCTACTAAACCATCGCAATTTCTTCCTCCATCCGGCGCTAGTAAATGTAATTTGCATCCAAGACTATGTCCTAGTCTAATTGATTTTGGTATTAAACCAATTCTTTTTTCAAGAATTTTTCGAGATTGACGGAATTGTTTCCACGCTTGATTTGCTTGTAGTTGATGATCAAAGTTAGGGATATAGCCCCATGAATGAACAGCAAAATTTTTTTTTAAAAGACAAGAAATAAGTCTTTTGTATGTAACTTCGGGCTTGATTGATATATAGCTACCTCCAATTAGTTCTATAAGACCAACTGGTCTTGATGGCCATTGGCAAGAAACATCGCTTATACGCTTAAAAGTGCTCATCGATGAATAATCACTCTTTAAGAGAACTAGAAAACGATTATAAATTAAAAATAAGTATCTTTTATTTTTAATGTTCTACTAAGTTTTTATTCAACTATGTTTTTTTGATGATAATAGAAGTACGACTAATTAATTTTGAAGTGAAAGAAGAGCAGAATCATCAAAAAGAGAGTGAGCAGCTTAACTTTTTAGATGAAACAACTAAAGAAATTGCTAATGAAAAGGAAAAAGATTTAGTAGTACAAAGTCCTCTCCAATCAAAGGATGAACGGTTCGGAATCTTAAGGAATGAACATTTCCCTGAGAATATCTTGATTTTGGATACTGAAACCACTGGCCTTGACAATGAAAATGATGATTGTCTTGAAGTAGGTTCGATCCTTTTTAATGTAAAAAGTAGATCGGTGCTAGCGCAGCAATCTTTTCTTTTACCAGTTGAAATTAATAACGCAGAAAAAATAAACAATATTCCTGCTGAAATAACTAGATTGCCTCAACCTCTCTCTGAAGCAATTAAATATTTTGAATCTTTAGTTCGAGTATCAAATGTGATTGTTGCTCACAATTCAGAATTTGATAAGAAATGGTTTGGTCTCAAGAAATTGCCTCAGATTGAAAAACCATGGATATGTTCTATGGACGATATAACTTGGCCAGCTGATAGACAATTGAAGACACGTCCTTCTGTAAGAGATCTTGCATTGGCTTATGGTGTGCCGGTCTGGAATGCACATAGAGCTTTGACCGATTGCATATATCTGGCAGAGGTTTTTATAAGATGTAGCGAACTTGAAAAACTACTGATTAGAGCTTTAGAGCCAAAAGTTTTGCTTCGAGCTGAGATCTCCTATGAGGACAGGTATTTAGCGAAAAATGCTGGCTTTAGGTGGAATGATGCAATTAAGGGCGCTTGGTCTAGGAAAATGAGTCGTAGAGACAAGGAGAAATTAGATTTTCCTGTTCATGAGGTTGACTTTCATTCTTGAAGTAGATTCTTCATAAAGTACTCATTTCAAATCTTTGCTATTTGTTTAATGTATTGATTAGTGAGTTTTTTAGAGTTTTCTCCATGATTGATTTATGAGAAAATATACCACTAAGAAAAATATAGTTGGTCAGCGTCCCCTTGTTAAAAGCAAGGCTGGCAATAACGAATTAAAAAAGCGTCTCAGGCAATGGCAGCATTCAAGAAGCTGGGCTCGTTTAATTTGTGAAGCTGAAAAAATGTGGAGTCTTGACTCAAGAGATCTAAAGAGACTTGGAGCTATGGAATTAATTCAACTCCAAAATGAAATGCCTTTTAATGTGAGAAGAAGAGTTAATTATTGGTTGGTTAAATATTCAGGCGCTACTCGACTAGAGAATTAGGCTTAGTGCCCTTCCTGCTTTAAGTCTCACCAATTTGGTTTAGCAAAACTCAGGGATAAATATTATTTTACAGTTTACTTAAACAATTACTATTAAACGAATAACAAATGATTTTGCTGAAGCTACTTTGACCAATCTCAAGAATTTAAGAGGAATGGTAGATCTTTTACCTGCTCAGAGTCAGGGCTGGCAGAAGGTCGAATCAATTGCACTTGAACATTTTAGTCGAGCTGGGCTTCAAGAAATTAGAACACCAATTATTGAACAAACAGAATTGTTTTCAAGGGGGATTGGCGAAAATACTGATGTTGTAGGCAAAGAAATGTATAGTTTCGACGATAGGGGTGGTCGCTCTTGCACATTGAGACCTGAGGGTACAGCATCTGTTGCGAGGTCAATTGTTCAGCATGGATTATTAAATAAAGGCCCTCAAAGACTTTGGTATAGAGGGCCAATGTTTAGATACGAGCGCCCTCAAGCAGGAAGACAAAGGCAGTTCCATCAAATAGGAGTTGAATTTGTTGGATTAGCTTCTGTTATTAGTGACGCTGAAGTTATTTCAATAGCTTGGAACTTTTTAAAGGATGTTGGTCTAAATGAGTTGACTTTAGAAATTAATAGTCTTGGAAGTAATGAAGATCGCAATATTTTCAAAGAAGAGTTAAAAGATTGGCTTAATCAGAGATTTGACTTGTTAGATGAAGATTCTCAGAAAAGAATTAATGTTAATCCCTTGAGAATATTAGATAGTAAAAATAATTCTACAAAAGAACTTTTATCTGAAGCTCCTTCTTTAATCGACTTTTTATCTAATGAGAGTAAAACTAGATTTGATTATTTACAGGAGTTACTCGTTAATCTAAAGATTCCATATGAAATTAATTATAATTTGGTAAGAGGACTTGATTATTATTCTCATACAGCTTTCGAAATAACAAGTGATCATTTAGGTTCTCAAGCTACCGTATGTGGAGGAGGACGTTACGATGGTTTGATAAGTGAACTTGGGGGGCCTCAAGCTCCTTCTATCGGTTGGGCTATTGGAATGGAAAGGCTTATTATTCTAGCTGGAGATAAAATTTTACAGTCAAAATCTCCAGATGTTTATGTGATTCATAAAGGTAAAAAAGCTGAGCAACTTGCCTTGGAAATTACTTGTCAGTTAAGGTCATCTAACTTAATTATTGAATTGGACTACTCAGGTTCATCTTTTTCAAAACAATTTAAGCGAGCAGATAAAAGTAGGGCTAAATGGGCCTTAGTTATAGGTGAGGATGAGGTATCTAAAGGTCAGTTATTAATGAAGAAATTAAGGGATAAACAAAAGGATGAGGAGAGTAGGGAATATATTTTCTCGAAGTCGGATCTAGATCAGTTAATTAAAAAGTTGATTGCTGAAAAAAAATGATGAATTATTTTAAATGAGCTCCATTAAAATCCAGAAAATATGTTGTATTGGCGCTGGTTATGTAGGTGGTCCAACCATGTCTGTTATTGCAGATAAATGTCCTGATTTAGAAATTAGGGTTGTTGATATCAATAAAGAACGAATTGATGCATGGAATGATTCAGAT from the Prochlorococcus marinus str. NATL2A genome contains:
- a CDS encoding HAD family hydrolase, whose protein sequence is MKKNWNFPKAFLFDLDGVLIDSEPLHGQAWKETAALFDLNLTLEQLKLLRGKRRIDCANELVKLIPKTVEVKDLLDRHRPISRQLILRAQAMQGGESLVERCHKNNIPMALVTSSSAESFQIKTTQHKWMNLFSVIVLGDEKLLAKGKPAPDPYLLAAKKLNIAPQECWAVEDSIAGVSSALEAGCYVLFLKAQSEELPKKEDLDQHLNLRQISHLKEIDQILNEY
- a CDS encoding 3'-5' exonuclease, which produces MIIEVRLINFEVKEEQNHQKESEQLNFLDETTKEIANEKEKDLVVQSPLQSKDERFGILRNEHFPENILILDTETTGLDNENDDCLEVGSILFNVKSRSVLAQQSFLLPVEINNAEKINNIPAEITRLPQPLSEAIKYFESLVRVSNVIVAHNSEFDKKWFGLKKLPQIEKPWICSMDDITWPADRQLKTRPSVRDLALAYGVPVWNAHRALTDCIYLAEVFIRCSELEKLLIRALEPKVLLRAEISYEDRYLAKNAGFRWNDAIKGAWSRKMSRRDKEKLDFPVHEVDFHS
- the hisS gene encoding histidine--tRNA ligase translates to MTNLKNLRGMVDLLPAQSQGWQKVESIALEHFSRAGLQEIRTPIIEQTELFSRGIGENTDVVGKEMYSFDDRGGRSCTLRPEGTASVARSIVQHGLLNKGPQRLWYRGPMFRYERPQAGRQRQFHQIGVEFVGLASVISDAEVISIAWNFLKDVGLNELTLEINSLGSNEDRNIFKEELKDWLNQRFDLLDEDSQKRINVNPLRILDSKNNSTKELLSEAPSLIDFLSNESKTRFDYLQELLVNLKIPYEINYNLVRGLDYYSHTAFEITSDHLGSQATVCGGGRYDGLISELGGPQAPSIGWAIGMERLIILAGDKILQSKSPDVYVIHKGKKAEQLALEITCQLRSSNLIIELDYSGSSFSKQFKRADKSRAKWALVIGEDEVSKGQLLMKKLRDKQKDEESREYIFSKSDLDQLIKKLIAEKK
- the acs gene encoding acetate--CoA ligase, giving the protein MNSNNSNSIESVLQEQRVFPPSDNFSSKSRISSFSKYLEMSEMAKSDPNKFWGDAAREELHWFKSFNKVLDWSNPPFAKWFDGGKTNISFNCLDRHLNSSTADKVALIWEGEPGDKKKYTYKQLHKEVCKAANALKSIGIGKGDLVALYMPMVPEAAIAMLACARIGAPHSVVFGGFSSEALRDRLINGEAKAIITADGGFRKDKVIPLKDAVDQALGGGACPKVESVLVVQRTKKNIAMDDGRDYWWHEIVDSQADDCLPEQMDSEDCLFVLYTSGSTGKPKGVVHSTAGYNLWSHLTFKWIFDIRENDVYWCTADVGWITGHSYIVYGPLSNGATTVMYEGVPRPSNPGAFWDVIQKHKISIFYTAPTAIRAFMKAGNKIPNQYDLSSLRLLGTVGEPINPEAWIWYRDVIGGGRCPIVDTWWQTETGGVMISPLPGATPTKPGSATFPLPGIEADVVNSDGDSVANNEGGYLVVKRPWPGMMRNVYGDEKRFRESYWEYLKPSDNSYMYFAGDGARRDEDGYFWVMGRVDDVINVSGHRLGTMEIESALVSHELISEAAVVGRPDDLKGESIVAFVTLRTGAEANENIEAQLKKHVVNEIGPIAKPDEFKFTDSLPKTRSGKIMRRILRALASGDEISGDTSTLEDRSVLDKLRS
- a CDS encoding DUF1350 family protein, translated to MSTFKRISDVSCQWPSRPVGLIELIGGSYISIKPEVTYKRLISCLLKKNFAVHSWGYIPNFDHQLQANQAWKQFRQSRKILEKRIGLIPKSIRLGHSLGCKLHLLAPDGGRNCDGLVAISFNNFRADKSIPLLRKMSKKLNFQTEFSPSPSETLNLVREHYEQINNLLIKFKNDNLDQNDFLLKSLKERSADKSKIMNLDGNHLTPVSVGLREKLLKANLQNSLKYENINLIVDQIIHWEILTS